A genomic window from Polaribacter gangjinensis includes:
- a CDS encoding succinate dehydrogenase cytochrome b subunit codes for MSGFFKSSIGRKVAMALSAFFLMIFLLQHLFINTLSVFSPELFNEVSHFMGTNPLVQFALQPVLIIGVVFHFVMGFILEIKNNNARQTKYVKNNGAANATWMSRNMIWSGVVILAFIVLHFIDFWFPEINTKFIKGDWSGTMEGVEGLRYYEELTHKFVNPIRVGAYALAFVFLGLHLAHGFTSAFQSVGAASLRKKLENVGKAYAIIVPLGFIFIALFHHFNH; via the coding sequence ATGAGCGGATTTTTCAAATCGTCAATAGGAAGAAAAGTAGCGATGGCACTTTCAGCTTTCTTCTTAATGATTTTCTTATTGCAACACCTTTTTATCAATACATTATCGGTTTTTAGTCCAGAGTTGTTCAACGAAGTTTCTCATTTTATGGGAACAAATCCTTTGGTTCAATTCGCGTTACAGCCAGTATTGATTATTGGAGTTGTGTTTCATTTTGTGATGGGTTTTATACTCGAAATCAAAAACAACAACGCAAGACAAACAAAATATGTAAAAAACAATGGTGCTGCCAATGCTACTTGGATGAGTAGAAATATGATTTGGAGTGGCGTTGTAATTTTAGCATTTATTGTATTGCATTTTATCGATTTTTGGTTTCCAGAAATCAATACCAAATTCATCAAAGGTGATTGGTCAGGAACTATGGAAGGCGTAGAAGGTTTGCGTTATTATGAAGAATTAACGCACAAATTTGTAAATCCGATTCGAGTTGGTGCTTATGCGTTGGCATTCGTTTTTTTAGGATTGCATTTAGCACACGGATTTACCTCAGCTTTTCAATCTGTAGGAGCAGCATCTTTGCGTAAAAAACTTGAAAATGTTGGTAAAGCCTATGCAATCATTGTTCCTTTAGGATTTATTTTTATTGCATTGTTTCACCATTTTAACCATTAA
- a CDS encoding fumarate reductase/succinate dehydrogenase flavoprotein subunit — protein sequence MTLDSKIPKGPLKDKWTDYKNKINLVNPANKRHIDIIVVGTGLAGGSASATLAELGYNVKTFCYQDSPRRAHSIAAQGGINAAKNYQGDGDSTYRLFYDTVKGGDYRSREANVYRLAEVSANIIDQCVAQGVPFARDYGGLLDNRSFGGVLVSRTFYAKGQTGQQLLLGAYSAMNRQIARGKIEMFNRHEMLDIVLVDGKARGIIARNLVTGEIERHSAHAVVIASGGYGNVYFLSTNAMGSNVTAAWKVHKKGAFFANPCFTQIHPTCIPRSGDYQSKLTLMSESLRNDGRIWVPKNLEDAKLIRERKKKPTELSEDERDYFLERRYPAFGNLVPRDVASRAAKERCDAGFGVNATGEAVFLDFASSIERYGKEQAKIQNIDNPSTAKIYELGQKIVEAKYGNLFQMYEKIVDENPYKTPMMIYPAVHYTMGGIWVDYNLMTTIPGCYAIGEANFSEHGANRLGASALMQGLADGYFVLPYTIGDYLADDIRTGKIPTNTPEFDEAEKSVKDRIDFFINNKGTHSVDYYHKKLGKIMWDKCGMSRNEAGLKEAIEEISELRKDFWKNVSVPGSDKQYNEELAKAGRVADFLELGELFAKDALEREESAGGHFREEYQTPEGEAQRRKEFQYVAAWEYKGEPKDAVLHKEILEYENIEVKERSYK from the coding sequence ATGACTTTAGATTCTAAAATTCCAAAAGGCCCATTAAAAGATAAATGGACTGATTATAAAAACAAAATCAACTTGGTTAATCCTGCCAACAAACGTCACATTGATATTATTGTGGTTGGAACAGGTTTGGCTGGAGGTTCTGCTTCTGCAACATTAGCAGAATTGGGCTATAATGTAAAAACATTTTGTTACCAAGATTCTCCAAGAAGAGCACATTCAATTGCAGCTCAAGGTGGAATTAATGCAGCAAAAAATTATCAAGGAGATGGTGATTCAACCTACAGATTATTTTACGATACCGTAAAGGGAGGTGATTATCGTTCACGTGAAGCAAATGTTTACAGATTGGCAGAAGTTTCTGCAAATATCATTGACCAATGTGTGGCGCAAGGAGTTCCTTTTGCACGTGATTATGGAGGATTGTTAGACAATCGTTCTTTTGGTGGAGTACTAGTTTCTAGAACTTTTTACGCAAAAGGACAAACAGGTCAACAATTATTATTAGGAGCATACTCTGCTATGAATAGACAAATTGCTCGTGGAAAAATCGAAATGTTCAACAGACACGAAATGTTGGATATTGTTTTGGTAGATGGAAAAGCAAGAGGAATTATCGCACGTAATTTAGTAACAGGCGAAATTGAGCGTCATTCTGCACACGCAGTAGTAATTGCTTCAGGAGGTTATGGAAACGTTTATTTCCTTTCTACAAATGCAATGGGTTCAAATGTTACAGCTGCTTGGAAAGTTCACAAGAAAGGAGCCTTTTTTGCAAATCCTTGTTTTACACAAATTCACCCAACGTGTATTCCACGTTCAGGAGATTATCAATCAAAATTAACATTGATGTCAGAGTCACTAAGAAATGATGGAAGAATTTGGGTTCCAAAAAACTTAGAAGACGCGAAATTAATCCGAGAAAGAAAGAAAAAACCAACTGAATTATCAGAAGACGAAAGAGATTATTTCTTAGAAAGACGTTATCCTGCTTTTGGTAATTTAGTGCCAAGAGACGTGGCTTCAAGAGCTGCAAAAGAGCGTTGTGATGCTGGTTTTGGCGTAAATGCAACTGGTGAAGCTGTTTTTTTAGATTTTGCTTCTTCTATTGAAAGATATGGAAAAGAGCAAGCGAAAATTCAAAATATTGACAATCCTTCTACGGCTAAAATCTATGAATTAGGGCAAAAAATTGTCGAGGCAAAATATGGAAATTTATTCCAGATGTATGAAAAAATCGTAGATGAAAATCCATACAAAACACCTATGATGATTTATCCAGCTGTACATTATACCATGGGAGGTATTTGGGTAGATTATAATTTAATGACTACAATTCCAGGTTGTTATGCAATTGGCGAAGCTAATTTTTCAGAACATGGAGCAAACAGATTGGGTGCTTCTGCATTGATGCAAGGTTTGGCTGATGGATATTTTGTATTGCCATATACAATTGGAGATTATTTAGCTGATGACATCAGAACTGGAAAAATTCCTACAAATACGCCCGAATTTGATGAAGCTGAAAAATCAGTGAAAGATAGAATCGATTTTTTCATCAACAATAAAGGAACTCATTCTGTAGATTATTATCACAAGAAATTAGGAAAAATTATGTGGGATAAATGCGGAATGTCTAGAAACGAAGCTGGATTAAAAGAGGCTATTGAAGAAATTTCGGAATTGAGAAAAGATTTCTGGAAAAATGTTTCAGTACCTGGATCAGACAAACAATACAATGAAGAATTGGCAAAAGCAGGCAGAGTAGCTGATTTCTTAGAATTGGGAGAATTGTTTGCTAAAGATGCTTTAGAGAGAGAAGAATCTGCAGGAGGACATTTTAGAGAAGAATACCAAACTCCTGAAGGAGAAGCACAAAGAAGAAAAGAATTCCAATATGTTGCTGCTTGGGAGTACAAAGGCGAACCAAAAGATGCAGTATTGCACAAAGAAATTTTGGAATACGAAAATATCGAAGTAAAAGAAAGATCTTATAAATAA
- a CDS encoding succinate dehydrogenase/fumarate reductase iron-sulfur subunit — MNLTLKIWRQKDSKSKGQMVDYKVTDISEHMSFLEMIDVLNEGLVAKGEEPVAFDHDCREGICGMCSMYINGEAHGPDRGVTTCQLHMRMFKDGDTITIEPFRASAFPVIKDLVVDRSAFDRIQHAGGYISVNTSGNTQDANAIPISKHAADTAMDAATCIGCGACVATCKNSSAMLFVGAKVSQYALLPQGQVEAADRVKNMVAQMDLEGFGNCTNTGACEVECPKGISLDVIARMNRELMKAAI, encoded by the coding sequence ATGAATTTAACATTAAAAATTTGGAGACAGAAAGACTCAAAATCTAAGGGTCAAATGGTCGATTATAAAGTTACTGATATTTCAGAACATATGTCTTTTTTAGAAATGATTGATGTTTTAAATGAAGGATTAGTAGCGAAAGGAGAAGAGCCTGTAGCTTTCGATCACGATTGTAGAGAAGGCATTTGCGGAATGTGTTCTATGTATATCAACGGAGAAGCTCACGGTCCTGACAGAGGTGTTACTACCTGTCAATTACACATGCGTATGTTTAAAGACGGTGACACCATCACCATTGAACCTTTTAGAGCATCAGCATTTCCAGTAATTAAAGATTTAGTGGTTGACAGATCTGCTTTTGATAGAATTCAACATGCAGGAGGTTATATTTCTGTAAATACCTCAGGAAATACACAGGATGCTAATGCAATTCCAATTTCAAAACATGCAGCAGATACAGCTATGGATGCTGCAACTTGTATTGGTTGTGGAGCTTGTGTCGCTACTTGTAAAAACTCATCTGCGATGTTGTTTGTGGGTGCAAAAGTTTCGCAATATGCGTTATTGCCACAAGGACAAGTGGAGGCTGCAGATCGTGTAAAAAACATGGTTGCTCAAATGGATTTAGAAGGTTTTGGAAACTGTACAAACACAGGTGCTTGTGAAGTGGAGTGTCCAAAAGGAATTTCATTAGATGTTATTGCACGTATGAACAGAGAATTAATGAAAGCTGCGATTTAA
- a CDS encoding vanadium-dependent haloperoxidase, translated as MRFFKIPIFLLTLFLWISCQKESIKIESKDYHFLVDEVTEVMIHDIFSPPVASRIYAYPNIAAYEVLNAENGKYQSLTNQLNGLKTIENLPKNQEINKPLAALIAYLDVAKELVFSKEELIAVKDSLNIHWKSINKKEFLAAEKYGLAVSSHIIDWMKKDNYIETRTMPNFNVHSDDPSRWQPTPPAYMNGIEPNWNKIRPFVLDSAAQFKPIPPPTFSLEKGSDFYKEVMDLYEMTNNIRKNGDTSKEVAIAQFWDCNPYVSVNKGHFMFASKKITPGAHWIGICKIATKKSNSDFEKTVFAYTKTSIAIMDGFISCWDEKYRSNLIRPETLINKYIDNTWTPLLQTPPFPEYTSGHSVVSGAASEVLTNIFGDNFSFEDTTELQFGLPVRNFTSFRNAAKEAAISRLYGGIHYNSAVKNGLSQGILLGKFVNEKLDFIK; from the coding sequence ATGCGTTTTTTTAAAATTCCGATTTTTCTATTAACCCTATTTTTATGGATTTCTTGCCAAAAAGAATCCATAAAAATCGAGTCAAAAGACTATCATTTTTTGGTAGATGAAGTAACAGAGGTTATGATTCATGATATTTTTTCACCTCCAGTTGCAAGTAGAATTTATGCTTATCCAAACATTGCTGCTTATGAAGTTTTGAATGCAGAAAACGGAAAATATCAATCTTTAACGAATCAATTAAATGGGTTAAAAACGATTGAAAACCTACCAAAAAATCAAGAAATCAACAAACCTTTAGCGGCTTTAATTGCCTATTTGGATGTTGCAAAAGAGCTCGTTTTTTCAAAAGAAGAATTGATTGCGGTAAAAGACAGTTTAAATATTCATTGGAAATCCATCAATAAAAAAGAATTTTTAGCGGCTGAAAAATATGGGTTAGCAGTTTCGTCTCACATCATTGATTGGATGAAAAAAGACAATTATATTGAAACGCGCACAATGCCGAACTTCAATGTGCATTCTGATGATCCATCAAGATGGCAACCAACTCCACCTGCATATATGAACGGAATTGAGCCAAATTGGAATAAAATTCGCCCTTTTGTGTTGGATTCTGCAGCACAATTCAAACCCATTCCTCCTCCAACTTTTTCGCTTGAAAAAGGCTCTGATTTTTATAAAGAAGTGATGGATTTGTATGAAATGACGAACAACATCAGAAAAAATGGAGATACCTCTAAAGAAGTTGCAATTGCACAATTTTGGGATTGCAATCCCTATGTTTCTGTGAACAAAGGGCATTTTATGTTTGCTTCTAAAAAAATAACCCCTGGCGCACATTGGATTGGTATTTGTAAAATTGCTACTAAAAAAAGTAATTCTGACTTTGAAAAAACGGTATTTGCTTACACCAAAACTTCCATAGCTATTATGGATGGTTTTATAAGTTGTTGGGACGAAAAATACCGAAGCAATTTGATTCGTCCAGAAACGCTTATTAATAAATATATTGACAATACTTGGACGCCTTTGTTACAAACACCTCCATTTCCTGAATATACAAGTGGACATTCTGTAGTCTCAGGAGCTGCATCAGAAGTATTGACAAACATTTTCGGTGATAATTTTTCTTTTGAAGATACTACTGAACTTCAATTCGGATTGCCTGTAAGAAACTTTACTTCTTTTAGAAATGCAGCCAAAGAAGCCGCAATTAGCCGACTTTATGGAGGAATTCATTACAATTCAGCAGTAAAAAACGGACTTTCTCAAGGAATTTTATTAGGAAAATTTGTAAATGAAAAGCTTGATTTTATCAAATAA
- a CDS encoding VCBS repeat-containing protein yields MLPSKFNFLVIFVVQLFFLGCKKNDDNEKKYLLQKLSPAETGVSFQNNLTEDEAHSIINYIYFYNGGGVSVGDINNDGLPDIYFVSNQGYNKLYLNNGNLKFEDITAKAKVGGSSDWSTGSTMIDINNDGLLDIYVCAVAGLLDFKGHNELFINNGDGTFSEKAAAYGLDFKGYSTQTYFFDYDKDGDLDAYIVNHAVHTNLSHGPASERNNRRPLVGDVLLQNNEGKFTDVSEKAGIFGGVNGYGLSASIADFNNDGWDDIYICNDFHEDDYYYINNKNGTFTEKLSSAFSTISRFSMGSDVSDINGDGFQDLIALDMLPNDERIVKETEGDDVMLNMQINLKNLGYKDQYSRNVLQINIDGDFFYETAFLNGVAATDWSWSPLFADYNNDSHQDLFISNGILRRPNDLDFKNYVSNTFKRYGEAKGVQWLFKSIDQMPSGKVPNQIFSGNSNRFSEKTGSWIAKELSLSNGAVYVDLDLDGDLDIITNNVNDFATIYQNNTNATKNYIALKFDYLAGNKEAIGAKTTLYFNNKKQFKQVFKSRGFLSSIESKVHFGLDTISKIDSLEIIWPNQKRQVEKNLSINKLHKIGYNPTSDVNLIASKMSTKNYFTQNNLIDFIHKEDTYNDFFAEKLTPYKVSTLGPALAIGDIDKNGFDDIYLGGASGKPGELFLNTGTKFIKSSQKTFDVDAEFEDNDAVFFDADNDGDLDLYVASGIHSQRNKNFEIDRLYLNNQGKFTKTSKQILTNPLNTSCVINYDYDADGDEDLFIGTLSNPDSFGEFVNSTILKNNGKGVFEVDSNFIISGKTTAAIWTDINNDNQKDLLIASEWDVPKIYINNKGKLTLQKIPDNMNGFWQSIAAFDMDEDGDLDIVLGNWGENNKFQQFLEKPLIMYYGDLDNNGKKEAVISYAIGNQYFPMNSKSELASQMNFISKKFVTHKEFALQTMENIFSKEALNKAQKRKIHTLTSGYLENNNGKFDTFVKLPIAFQLAPINSMSEITIQDKKHLLISGNSEKTSNYHGNYNSLKGILATSKSDYKFVNQFGIAPFKNQIKETAVIKMKGKNALLVVANNDSVKTYTFKN; encoded by the coding sequence ATGCTTCCATCAAAATTCAATTTCTTAGTAATTTTTGTAGTTCAGTTGTTTTTTTTAGGTTGTAAAAAAAATGATGATAACGAAAAAAAATATCTTCTTCAAAAACTTTCTCCAGCAGAAACTGGAGTTTCTTTTCAAAATAACTTAACTGAAGACGAAGCTCATAGTATCATTAATTACATTTATTTTTATAATGGTGGTGGTGTTAGCGTAGGTGACATCAATAATGATGGTTTACCTGATATTTATTTTGTTTCAAATCAAGGATATAACAAATTATACCTTAACAATGGAAATCTAAAATTCGAAGATATTACCGCAAAAGCAAAAGTTGGTGGATCTTCTGATTGGAGTACAGGATCTACAATGATTGACATCAATAATGATGGTTTGCTTGATATTTATGTCTGTGCAGTTGCTGGTTTGCTTGATTTTAAAGGGCATAATGAACTTTTCATTAATAATGGTGATGGTACTTTTAGTGAAAAAGCAGCAGCATATGGTCTTGATTTTAAAGGATATTCAACACAAACTTACTTTTTTGATTACGATAAAGATGGCGATTTAGATGCGTACATTGTAAATCATGCTGTTCATACCAATTTATCTCATGGACCAGCAAGCGAAAGAAACAATCGAAGACCACTTGTGGGAGATGTTTTATTGCAAAATAATGAAGGGAAATTTACAGATGTTAGTGAAAAAGCAGGAATTTTTGGCGGCGTAAATGGCTATGGATTAAGCGCTTCAATTGCTGATTTTAATAATGATGGTTGGGATGATATATACATTTGCAACGATTTTCATGAAGATGATTATTACTACATCAACAATAAAAACGGAACCTTTACTGAAAAACTTTCAAGTGCATTTTCTACTATAAGTAGGTTTTCTATGGGAAGTGATGTTTCTGACATTAATGGAGATGGTTTTCAAGATTTGATTGCTTTAGACATGCTACCCAATGACGAAAGGATTGTTAAAGAAACAGAGGGTGATGATGTAATGTTAAACATGCAAATAAACCTAAAAAACTTAGGATATAAAGATCAATATTCTAGAAATGTACTGCAAATAAATATTGATGGAGACTTTTTTTACGAAACTGCATTTTTGAATGGTGTTGCTGCCACAGATTGGAGTTGGTCTCCGCTTTTTGCGGATTATAACAATGATTCTCATCAGGATTTATTTATATCAAACGGAATTTTAAGACGTCCAAATGACTTAGATTTTAAAAATTATGTTTCCAACACTTTCAAAAGATATGGAGAAGCTAAAGGGGTACAATGGCTCTTTAAATCAATAGATCAAATGCCAAGTGGTAAAGTTCCGAATCAAATTTTTAGTGGAAATTCCAATCGCTTTTCAGAAAAAACAGGATCTTGGATTGCAAAAGAACTTTCGCTTTCTAATGGTGCTGTATATGTTGATTTAGATTTGGATGGCGACTTGGACATCATCACGAATAATGTAAACGATTTTGCTACAATTTATCAAAACAATACCAATGCAACAAAAAACTACATTGCGTTAAAATTCGATTATTTAGCAGGAAATAAAGAAGCAATTGGAGCAAAAACAACTCTTTATTTCAATAATAAAAAGCAATTCAAACAAGTTTTTAAATCGCGCGGATTTTTATCATCAATAGAAAGTAAGGTTCACTTTGGATTAGATACAATCTCTAAAATTGATTCTCTTGAAATTATCTGGCCTAACCAAAAACGCCAAGTTGAAAAAAATCTGAGCATCAATAAATTGCATAAAATTGGATATAACCCAACTTCTGATGTAAATTTAATTGCGTCTAAGATGTCTACAAAAAATTACTTTACTCAAAATAATTTGATTGATTTTATCCACAAAGAAGATACTTATAATGATTTTTTTGCAGAAAAATTAACTCCTTACAAAGTATCAACTTTAGGTCCTGCTTTAGCAATTGGCGATATTGATAAAAACGGTTTTGATGATATTTATTTGGGTGGCGCATCAGGAAAACCGGGAGAATTATTTTTAAATACTGGCACAAAATTCATCAAATCTTCTCAAAAAACTTTTGATGTTGATGCTGAATTTGAAGATAACGATGCTGTATTTTTTGATGCAGATAATGATGGAGATTTGGATTTATACGTAGCTTCTGGAATCCATTCTCAACGAAATAAAAATTTTGAAATTGATAGATTGTACCTCAACAATCAAGGGAAATTTACCAAAACTTCCAAACAAATTTTGACAAATCCTTTGAATACTTCTTGCGTTATAAATTACGATTATGATGCAGATGGTGATGAAGATTTATTTATTGGCACACTTTCAAATCCTGATAGTTTTGGAGAATTTGTAAACTCAACCATCCTTAAAAATAACGGAAAAGGAGTTTTTGAAGTAGATTCTAATTTTATTATTTCAGGCAAAACTACAGCTGCAATTTGGACCGACATCAATAATGACAATCAAAAAGATTTATTAATTGCCTCAGAGTGGGATGTTCCTAAAATTTACATCAACAATAAAGGAAAGTTGACTTTACAAAAAATCCCTGATAACATGAATGGTTTTTGGCAATCTATTGCTGCTTTTGATATGGATGAAGATGGAGATTTAGATATCGTTTTAGGAAATTGGGGCGAAAACAATAAGTTTCAACAATTTTTAGAAAAACCACTCATCATGTATTATGGTGATTTGGATAACAATGGCAAAAAAGAAGCTGTAATTTCATATGCTATTGGTAATCAATATTTTCCAATGAATTCTAAAAGCGAATTGGCTTCCCAAATGAATTTTATCAGTAAAAAATTCGTAACACACAAAGAATTTGCCTTGCAGACAATGGAAAATATTTTCTCAAAAGAAGCACTTAACAAAGCGCAAAAAAGAAAAATACATACTTTAACTTCTGGATATTTAGAAAACAATAATGGGAAATTTGACACTTTTGTAAAGCTTCCAATTGCATTTCAATTGGCTCCAATTAACTCTATGTCAGAAATTACAATACAAGATAAAAAACACTTGTTGATTAGTGGAAACTCCGAAAAGACTTCCAATTATCACGGAAATTATAATTCTTTAAAAGGCATTCTTGCAACGTCAAAAAGTGATTACAAATTTGTCAATCAATTTGGAATTGCACCTTTTAAAAATCAAATCAAAGAAACCGCTGTAATAAAAATGAAAGGCAAAAATGCATTGTTGGTTGTGGCAAATAATGACAGCGTAAAAACTTATACTTTTAAAAATTAA
- a CDS encoding viroplasmin family protein, whose amino-acid sequence MAKTKFYVVWKGRKTGVFTSWSVCKQQIDGFEGAQYKSFSDLEEAEIASKGNYNDYKGKDTQKPVLSASEKIKFGTPILESIAVDAACAGNPGIMEYRGVFTHNKQEIFRKGPYKNGTNNVGEFLALVHGIALLKSKNQENIPIYSDSKTAISWIRQKKCKTKLEFNESNATLKGLILRAEKWLQENTFKNPLLKWETKAWGEIPADFGRK is encoded by the coding sequence ATGGCTAAAACTAAATTTTATGTGGTTTGGAAAGGTAGAAAAACAGGCGTTTTTACTTCTTGGAGCGTTTGCAAACAACAAATTGACGGATTTGAAGGCGCGCAATACAAATCTTTTAGTGATTTAGAAGAAGCTGAAATTGCATCTAAAGGAAATTATAACGATTACAAAGGAAAAGACACCCAAAAACCTGTTTTATCTGCTTCAGAAAAAATAAAATTTGGAACACCTATTTTAGAAAGTATTGCAGTAGATGCAGCTTGTGCTGGAAATCCAGGAATCATGGAATATAGAGGTGTTTTTACCCATAATAAACAAGAGATTTTTAGAAAAGGTCCCTATAAAAACGGAACAAACAATGTTGGTGAGTTTTTAGCATTGGTTCATGGAATTGCCTTATTGAAATCTAAAAATCAAGAAAACATACCTATTTATTCTGATTCTAAAACAGCCATTAGTTGGATTCGTCAAAAAAAATGTAAAACAAAACTCGAATTCAATGAATCAAATGCAACATTGAAAGGCTTAATTCTAAGAGCAGAAAAATGGTTGCAAGAAAATACATTCAAAAATCCGTTGTTAAAATGGGAAACAAAAGCTTGGGGTGAAATTCCTGCTGATTTTGGAAGGAAATAA
- a CDS encoding phosphoribosylglycinamide formyltransferase — MIRIVVFASGSGTNAENIINHFNNSSKVVVTNVLCNNPTAKVFDRCEKLNVPCSLFEKEAFFKENTVLHFLLQEKTDFIILAGFLWKIPKNILAAFPNKIINIHPALLPKYGGKGMYGMHVHNAVKANNESETGITIHYVNENYDEGAIIFQAKTALLFEDTPETIAAKIHLLEQEHFPKMIENVVLKDG; from the coding sequence ATGATACGAATTGTTGTTTTTGCCTCTGGCTCTGGAACGAATGCCGAAAATATTATCAATCATTTTAACAACTCTAGCAAAGTAGTTGTAACAAATGTGCTTTGCAACAATCCAACTGCCAAAGTTTTTGATCGCTGTGAAAAACTTAATGTTCCTTGTTCTTTATTTGAAAAAGAAGCATTTTTCAAGGAAAATACAGTGCTTCATTTTCTACTTCAAGAAAAAACGGATTTTATCATTTTAGCGGGTTTTTTATGGAAGATCCCAAAAAATATTTTGGCTGCATTTCCTAATAAAATCATCAATATTCATCCTGCATTGTTACCAAAATATGGTGGAAAAGGCATGTATGGAATGCACGTGCACAATGCTGTAAAAGCAAATAACGAATCTGAAACTGGCATTACAATTCATTATGTGAATGAAAATTATGATGAAGGTGCCATTATTTTTCAAGCAAAAACAGCTCTTTTATTCGAAGATACTCCTGAAACAATTGCCGCAAAAATTCATTTGCTAGAGCAAGAACATTTCCCAAAAATGATTGAAAACGTCGTGTTGAAAGATGGCTAA
- a CDS encoding acyl carrier protein: MSDIASRVKAIIVDKLGVDDNEVTLEASFTNDLGADSLDTVELIMEFEKEFDIQIPDDQAENIGTVGQAISYIESAKK, encoded by the coding sequence ATGTCAGACATTGCATCAAGAGTAAAAGCGATTATCGTAGACAAATTAGGTGTTGACGATAACGAGGTAACATTAGAAGCTAGCTTCACAAACGATTTAGGAGCAGATTCATTGGATACTGTTGAATTGATTATGGAATTCGAAAAAGAATTCGATATTCAAATTCCAGACGATCAAGCAGAAAACATTGGAACTGTTGGTCAAGCAATTAGCTACATAGAAAGCGCAAAAAAGTAA
- the fabF gene encoding beta-ketoacyl-ACP synthase II, with protein sequence MQLKRVVVTGLGALTPIGNTIDEYWNGLINGVSGAAPVTYYDAAKFKTRFACELKNFNVTDFIDRKEARKMDRFTQYALVASDEAILDSGLDLDKINKLRVGVIWGAGIGGLETFQNEVLDFAAGDGSPRFNPFFIPKMIADIAPGNISIKNGFMGPNYTTVSACASSANAMIDALNYIRLGTCDIIVTGGSEAAVTIAGMGGFNAMHALSTRNESPETASRPFDAERDGFVLGEGAGAIVLEEYEHAKARGAKIYAELVGGGMSSDAYHMTAPHPEGIGVIAVMKNCLENAGLRPEEIDHINTHGTSTPLGDVAELKAISEVFGEHAKNININSTKSMTGHLLGAAGAIEAIATILTIKHGIVPPTINHTTVDENINPLLNLTLNKAQKRDVKVAMSNTFGFGGHNACVAFKKLDE encoded by the coding sequence ATGCAATTAAAACGAGTTGTTGTCACTGGACTTGGCGCATTAACGCCTATTGGTAATACTATAGATGAATATTGGAATGGCTTAATTAATGGAGTTAGTGGAGCTGCGCCCGTAACGTACTATGATGCTGCCAAGTTCAAAACTCGTTTTGCATGTGAATTAAAAAACTTTAATGTCACCGATTTTATTGATCGAAAAGAAGCGCGTAAAATGGATCGTTTTACGCAATATGCTTTGGTTGCTTCAGATGAAGCAATTTTAGATTCAGGTTTGGATCTTGATAAAATCAATAAATTACGAGTGGGCGTTATTTGGGGTGCAGGAATTGGAGGTTTAGAGACTTTTCAAAACGAAGTACTCGATTTTGCCGCAGGTGATGGATCTCCGAGGTTTAATCCTTTTTTCATCCCAAAAATGATTGCTGATATTGCTCCAGGAAACATCTCCATCAAAAATGGATTTATGGGTCCTAATTATACTACAGTCTCTGCATGTGCTTCTTCTGCAAATGCCATGATTGATGCATTAAATTATATCAGATTAGGTACTTGTGATATCATTGTTACTGGTGGCTCTGAAGCTGCAGTAACTATTGCAGGCATGGGAGGTTTCAATGCAATGCACGCATTATCAACAAGAAATGAAAGTCCAGAAACAGCCTCAAGACCTTTTGATGCTGAAAGAGATGGATTCGTTTTAGGTGAAGGTGCAGGTGCCATTGTACTAGAAGAGTATGAGCATGCCAAAGCAAGAGGTGCAAAAATTTATGCAGAACTTGTTGGTGGAGGAATGTCTTCTGATGCATATCACATGACTGCCCCACATCCTGAGGGAATTGGTGTAATTGCAGTAATGAAAAACTGTTTAGAAAACGCAGGATTGCGTCCTGAAGAAATTGATCATATCAATACTCATGGAACTTCAACGCCTTTAGGAGATGTTGCTGAGTTAAAAGCAATTTCAGAAGTGTTTGGCGAACATGCCAAAAACATCAATATCAATTCAACAAAGTCAATGACAGGACATTTGTTGGGTGCTGCAGGTGCCATTGAGGCAATTGCTACTATTTTAACTATAAAGCATGGAATAGTTCCTCCTACTATTAATCATACAACTGTTGACGAAAACATCAATCCATTATTAAATTTAACGTTAAATAAAGCTCAGAAGAGAGACGTTAAAGTTGCAATGAGCAATACGTTTGGTTTTGGTGGTCACAATGCTTGTGTAGCTTTCAAGAAACTTGATGAGTAG